Proteins encoded in a region of the Balaenoptera ricei isolate mBalRic1 chromosome 19, mBalRic1.hap2, whole genome shotgun sequence genome:
- the IRF2BP1 gene encoding interferon regulatory factor 2-binding protein 1, whose translation MASVQASRRQWCYLCDLPKMPWAMVWDFSEAVCRGCVNFEGADRIELLIDAARQLKRSHVLPEGRSPGPPALKHPATKDLAAAAAQGPQLPPPQAQPQPSGTGGAVSGQDRYDRATSSGRLPLPSPALEYTLGSRLANGLGREEAVAEGARRALLGSMPGLVPPGLLAAAVSGLGSRGLTLAPGLSPARPAFGSDFEKEKQQRNADCLAELNEAMRGRAEEWHGRPKAVREQLLALSACAPFNVRFKKDHGLVGRVFAFDAAARPPGYEFELKLFTEYPCGSGNVYAGVLAVARQMFHDALREPGKALASSGFKYLEYERRHGSGEWRQLGELLTDGVRTFREPAPAEALPQQYPEPAPAALCGPPPRAPSRNLAPTPRRRKASPEPEGEASGKMTTEEQQQRHWVAPGGPFSADTPGVPSPIAALKNVAEALGHSPKDPAGGGGPVRAGGASPAASSAAQPPAQHRLVARNGEAEVSPTAGAEAVSGGGSGTGATPGAPLCCTLCRERLEDTHFVQCPSVPGHKFCFPCSREFIKAQGPAGEVYCPSGDKCPLVGSSVPWAFMQGEIATILAGDIKVKKERDP comes from the coding sequence ATGGCGTCCGTGCAGGCTTCCCGCCGCCAGTGGTGCTACCTGTGCGACCTGCCCAAGATGCCGTGGGCCATGGTGTGGGACTTCAGTGAGGCCGTGTGCCGCGGCTGCGTGAACTTCGAGGGCGCGGATCGCATCGAGCTGCTCATCGATGCCGCCCGGCAGCTCAAGCGAAGCCACGTGCTCCCCGAGGGCCGCTCGCCGGGGCCCCCGGCCCTCAAGCACCCGGCCACTAAGGACCTGGCAGCCGCCGCTGCACAGGGCCCTCAGTTGCCGCCTCCACAGGCCCAGCCCCAGCCGTCGGGGACAGGCGGCGCTGTCTCAGGCCAGGACCGCTATGACAGGGCCACATCGTCGGGCCGCCTCCCCTTGCCCTCGCCCGCCCTGGAGTACACCCTGGGGTCTCGCCTGGCCAATGGGCTGGGCCGCGAGGAGGCTGTGGCGGAGGGGGCGCGAAGGGCTCTGCTTGGCTCCATGCCCGGCTTGGTGCCCCCCGGGCTGCTGGCAGCTGCGGTGTCTGGCCTGGGAAGCCGAGGTCTGACGCTGGCACCCGGCTTGAGTCCTGCCCGTCCAGCCTTCGGCTCCGATTTCGAGAAGGAGAAGCAGCAGAGGAATGCGGACTGTCTGGCAGAACTGAACGAGGCCATGAGGGGCCGGGCAGAGGAATGGCATGGGCGCCCCAAAGCCGTGCGGGAACAGCTGCTGGCGCTGTCTGCCTGCGCCCCTTTCAATGTCCGCTTCAAAAAGGATCACGGGCTGGTGGGACGGGTGTTCGCCTTCGATGCTGCTGCCCGCCCGCCAGGCTACGAGTTCGAGCTGAAGCTCTTCACCGAATACCCCTGTGGTTCTGGCAACGTGTATGCTGGAGTCCTGGCCGTGGCTCGCCAGATGTTTCATGATGCTCTGCGGGAGCCGGGCAAGGCACTGGCCTCATCAGGCTTCAAGTACCTCGAATATGAACGCCGACACGGCTCAGGGGAATGGCGTCAGCTGGGGGAGCTGCTAACCGACGGTGTCCGCACCTTCCGCGAGCCGGCTCCCGCCGAGGCCCTGCCCCAGCAGTATCCAGAGCCAGCCCCTGCAGCTCTTTGCGGCCCACCCCCACGAGCCCCGTCCCGGAATCTGGCGCCCACGCCACGCCGTCGCAAGGCGTCCCCTGAGCCCGAGGGCGAGGCATCCGGGAAGATGACGACTGAGGAGCAGCAGCAGCGGCACTGGGTGGCACCCGGGGGCCCGTTCTCCGCTGACACCCCTGGCGTGCCCTCACCCATCGCCGCCCTGAAGAACGTGGCCGAGGCCCTCGGCCACTCCCCCAAGGaccctgctgggggtgggggccctGTGCGTGCAGGGGGCGCCAGCCCCGCAGCCTCCTCCGCGGCCCAGCCTCCAGCCCAGCATCGTCTAGTGGCCCGAAACGGTGAGGCAGAAGTTAGCCCCACAGCAGGGGCGGAAGCTGTTAGCGGGGGTGGTAGCGGCACCGGGGCGACCCCTGGGGCCCCCCTGTGCTGTACCCTATGCCGGGAGCGGCTGGAAGACACCCACTTCGTCCAGTGCCCCTCAGTGCCCGGACACAAGTTTTGCTTTCCCTGCTCACGGGAGTTCATCAAGGCGCAGGGTCCTGCTGGGGAGGTGTACTGCCCCAGTGGAGACAAGTGCCCGCTAGTGGGCTCCTCTGTCCCCTGGGCCTTCATGCAAGGCGAGATCGCCACCATCCTTGCTGGAGACATCAAGGTTAAGAAAGAACGGGACCCCTAG